From Brassica oleracea var. oleracea cultivar TO1000 chromosome C3, BOL, whole genome shotgun sequence, a single genomic window includes:
- the LOC106328268 gene encoding uncharacterized protein LOC106328268, protein MDDDAIRVKQEILPTPTSVNGIKPSVIDLCSSDEEDNDGIGASRAVGEKRARSGDIDTPAKRVAVEEGIGQSSSIVALQATPCNVVRPSLSCKQFWKAGDYEGTSGGHWEVSAGGFDHVRVHPKFLHSNATSHKWALGAFAELLDNALDEVHSGATYVNVNMLNNKKDGSRMLLIEDNGGGMNPEKMRHCMSLGYSAKSKLANTIGQYGNGFKTSTMRLGADVIVFSRCPGKDGDSFTQTIGLLSYTFLKSTGKEDIVVPMLDYERDGSEWSPIVRSSVSDWNKNVDTIVQWSPFSTEDELLCQFNLMKEHGTRIIIYNLWEDDQGLLELDFDTDPHDIQLRGVNRDEKSISMAAQYPNSRHFLTYRHSLRSYVSILYLRVPPEFRIILRGRDVEHHNIVNDMMHTNQITYRPKEGPGGQSNFSNMSAVVTIGFVKDAKHHVDVQGFNVYHKNRLIKPFWRIWNAAGSQGRGIIGVLEADFVEPAHDKQGFERTTVLSRLETRLLVMQKNYWRLNCHRIGYVSAHGKKSAKDSEDRESSPEYAVSTRKRAAAASLSFKTPTAARTVVNRGGKGKGSVRDSNGVGSSEKSGKHGNTSSKFNGRAKPRGAPPAVEDINSDEDSDHDPPGEENVTEPPEKSFEPPTKPRSADSRTLSQLEQENETLKERLNKKEAVYLLLQEELRREKELRKKLEAEVQRTKDELEDVKKEQESLIDIFSEDRDRRDKEEEDLRNKLEEASNTIQALRGRR, encoded by the exons ATGGATGATGATGCTATTCGCGTAAAGCAAGAGATTCTACCGACTCCTACTTCCGTCAACGGAATCAAACCCTCCGTAATCGATCTCTGCAGCAGCGACGAAGAAGACAACGACGGCATCGGTGCTTCCAGAGCCGTCGGCGAGAAGAGAGCGCGAAGCGGTGATATCGATACTCCGGCGAAGAGGGTAGCGGTAGAGGAAGGGATTGGGCAATCGTCTTCGATAGTGGCTCTCCAGGCTACGCCTTGTAACGTCGTGAGGCCTTCTTTGTCTTGCAAGCAGTTCTGGAAAGCAGGGGATTACGAAGGAACATCCGGTGGTCACTGGGAAGTCTCTGCAG GTGGGTTTGATCATGTGAGAGTACATCCCAAGTTCTTGCATTCTAACGCTACAAGTCACAAGTGGGCTCTTGGAG CATTTGCTGAGCTTTTGGACAATGCTCTAGATGAG GTACACAGTGGAGCTACATATGTTAATGTCAACATGCTAAACAATAAGAAAGATGGAAGCAGGATGCTCTTGATTGAAG ATAATGGAGGTGGGATGAATCCTGAGAAGATGCGACACTGCATGTCTTTGGGATACTCTGCCAAGAGCAAACTTGCAAACACCATTGGACAGT ATGGCAATGGATTCAAGACTAGTACAATGAGACTCGGAGCTGATGTTATTGTATTCTCACGTTGCCCTGGAAAGGATGGAGATAG CTTTACACAGACAATTGGGCTGTTATCATACACGTTTCTGAAGAGCACAGGGAAAGAGGACATTGTTGTACCCATG CTCGACTACGAAAGGGACGGTTCAGAATGGAGTCCAATAGTACGGTCTTCAGTTAGTGATTGGAATAAGAACGTGGATACGATTGTTCAATGGTCCCCATTCTCTACTGAAGACGAGCTTCTTTGCCAG TTCAATCTAATGAAGGAGCATGGCACAAGGATAATCATATATAACCTCTGGGAAGATGACCAAGGACTGCTAGAACTTGACTTTGACACGGATCCACAT GATATCCAACTTAGAGGGGTCAATAGGGATGAGAAAAGTATCAGTATGGCTGCTCAGTACCCTAACTCTAGACACTTCCTCACATACAGGCATTCACTCAGA AGTTATGTATCTATTCTATACCTGAGAGTTCCACCTGAGTTCCGTATCATTCTCCGAGGAAGAGATGTTGAGCATCACAACATTGTGAATGACATGATGCACACAAACCAAATCACTTATCGTCCAAAAGAAGGTCCCGGTGGACAATCTAATTTCTCAAAT ATGTCTGCTGTTGTGACGATTGGATTTGTTAAGGATGCAAAACATCACGTTGATGTTCAAGGCTTCAATGTCTACCACAAGAATCGCCTTATTAAG CCATTTTGGAGGATATGGAATGCAGCAGGAAGTCAAGGTCGTGGGATCATAG GTGTTTTGGAAGCTGATTTCGTTGAGCCGGCTCATGATAAGCAAGGTTTTGAGCGTACAACAGTTTTGTCTAGACTCGAGACACGTCTTCTTGTAATGCAGAAGAATTATTG GAGGTTGAACTGTCACAGAATTGGATATGTTTCAGCACATGGCAAAAAGTCCGCTAAAGACTCTGAAGACAGAG AATCATCACCAGAGTATGCAGTCTCAACCAGGAAAAGAGCTGCTGCTGCATCGTTGAGCTTTAAAACTCCAACTGCTGCAAGGACAGTTGTGAATCGAGGAGGAAAAGGAAAAGGATCTGTTAGAGATTCTAATGGGGTCGGTTCATCAGAGAAAAGTGGTAAACACGGAAACACCTCTTCCAAGTTTAATGGACGAGCAAAGCCTCGAGGAGCTCCTCCAGCTGTAGAAGATATCAACAGTGATGAGGACTCTGATCACGATCCTCCGGGTGAAGAAAATGTCACTGAGCCTCCTGAGAAG AGCTTCGAACCACCAACCAAGCCACGTTCTGCTGATTCACGTACCCTCAGTCAACTAGAGCAAGAGAATGAAACGTTAAAAGAGAG GCTAAATAAAAAGGAAGCTGTTTACTTGCTGTTGCAAGAAGAGCTGCGACGTGAGAAAGAGCTTCGCAAAAAACTTGAAGCTGAG GTTCAAAGAACAAAAGATGAGTTAGAAGACGTGAAGAAAGAGCAGGAGAGTTTAATCGACATATTCTCAGAGGATAGAGACAGACGCGACAAGGAGGAAGAAGATCTCAGAAATAAGCTAGAG GAGGCGTCAAACACGATCCAAGCGTTGCGAGGGAGACGTTAG
- the LOC106333648 gene encoding auxin-responsive protein SAUR72-like, whose product METWRKMKSFGHKSSSITASITKSKSWNGSAHLENANNKESTGNIKKKSPPPPPPPHGCFTVYVGPTKQRVVVKTKLLNHPLFKNLLEEAEAEYGYRRDGPIVLPCEVDFFYKVLANMKFNGDEYDEEEEDDDGMINPPICGLGSPYRCAGLDSMGVRRSGSYKLLRSPSLFKLNRF is encoded by the coding sequence ATGGAGACATGGAGAAAAATGAAATCTTTTGGGCATAAGAGCTCTTCAATCACGGCTTCGATCACCAAGAGCAAGTCATGGAATGGCTCTGCTCATCTCGAGAATGCTAATAACAAGGAATCAACTGGAAATATCAAGAAAAAATCGCCGCCGCCGCCGCCGCCGCCACACGGGTGTTTCACAGTTTACGTGGGTCCCACGAAACAGAGAGTCGTGGTGAAAACGAAACTGTTGAACCATCCTTTGTTCAAGAACTTGTTAGAAGAAGCAGAGGCTGAATATGGATATAGACGTGATGGGCCTATTGTTCTTCCTTGCGAGGTTGACTTCTTCTACAAGGTTTTGGCTAATATGAAGTTTAATGGTGATGAGTATGATGAAGAAGAAGAAGATGATGATGGTATGATTAACCCTCCGATTTGCGGTTTGGGTAGTCCCTATAGATGTGCTGGTCTCGATTCCATGGGAGTGAGACGTAGCGGCTCGTACAAGCTTCTTCGATCTCCATCTTTGTTCAAATTAAATAGGTTTTGA
- the LOC106328612 gene encoding neurofilament medium polypeptide: MGEEDKKKSEEKMEKKAEEPQVKKTDDKKEEEKKKEPQEIVLKIFMHCEGCAKKIHRCLKGFEGVEDVTTDCKTSKVVVKGEKADPLKVLQRLQRKSHRPVELLSPIPEPKPVSDEPEKKEEKPKPQEKKEEVVTVVLRVHMHCEACAMEIQKRIMRMKGVESVEPDFKASQVSVKGVFTPEKLVEYVNKKIGKHAAIVKQDPSLKPPEKEKETKDKDEKKKEEEQPKESKEAKEDGGGVAKSAAGDGGAAAEGGDKVVDIKKNEYQYQPPRYPVEMFAYPPQIFSDENPNACTMM, encoded by the exons ATGGGAGAG GAAGATAAGAAGAAATCAGAAGAGAAAATGGAGAAAAAAGCTGAAGAGCCACAAGTGAAAAAAACAGATGATAAGAAAGAAGAAGAGAAGAAGAAAGAGCCTCAAGAGATTGTTCTTAAGATCTTTATGCATTGTGAAGGTTGTGCTAAAAAAATCCATAGATGTCTTAAAGGCTTTGAAG GGGTGGAGGATGTAACAACTGATTGTAAAACTAGTAAAGTTGTGGTGAAAGGAGAGAAGGCAGATCCACTAAAAGTGTTGCAGAGATTGCAAAGAAAGAGCCACCGTCCAGTGGAACTCCTTTCTCCTATCCCAGAGCCTAAACCGGTTTCAGATGAACCGGAGAAAAAAGAGGAGAAACCAAAACCTCAGGAAAAAAAAGAAGAG GTAGTGACAGTGGTGTTGAGAGTTCACATGCATTGTGAAGCATGTGCCATGGAGATCCAAAAGAGAATCATGAGAATGAAAG GAGTGGAGTCTGTGGAACCAGACTTTAAAGCATCACAAGTGAGCGTGAAAGGAGTTTTTACACCGGAAAAGCTAGTTGAGTACGTTAACAAGAAAATCGGGAAGCATGCTGCGATTGTCAAGCAAGATCCGTCGCTAAAGCCACCGGAGAAAGAGAAAGAAACAAAAGACAAAGACGAGAAGAAAAAGGAAGAAGAACAACCCAAAGAAAGCAAAGAGGCTAAGGAAGACGGTGGTGGAGTGGCCAAATCGGCGGCCGGAGATGGAGGTGCTGCAGCGGAGGGAGGTGACAAAGTGGTGGATATAAAGAAGAATGAATATCAATACCAGCCACCGAGGTATCCTGTGGAGATGTTTGCTTATCCACCACAGATATTCAGTGACGAGAACCCCAACGCTTGTACCATGATGTAG
- the LOC106332577 gene encoding bidirectional sugar transporter SWEET10 produces MAVSIDVLRTVFGILGNIISFLVCLAPIPTFIRIYKRKSSEGYQSIPYVIALFSAMLWIYYAMIKTNVVIMITINAVSLVIQIFYISFYLFYAPKKEKTLTVKFVLFVDVFAFGFIFFLTYFLLHGQKRVQILGYICMVFSLCVFVAPLGIIRKVIKTRSAEFMPFGLSFFLTLSAVMWFFYGLLLKDMNIALPNVLGFIFGVLQMILYMIYKKPGTKVLEPPVINLQEISDHVVDVVRLSSMVCSSQMRTLVPQDSADMEDTITIDEKIKGDIEKMKESKEMLLISKN; encoded by the exons ATGGCGGTTTCAATAGACGTCTTGCGTACGGTCTTTGGCATTCTAG GGAATATCATCTCCTTTCTCGTCTGTCTTGCCCCAAT ACCGACGTTCATTCGTATTTACAAGAGAAAATCATCTGAAGGGTATCAGTCTATCCCATACGTGATAGCGCTGTTCAGTGCGATGCTATGGATATACTACGCAATGATAAAGACGAATGTAGTGATTATGATCACTATCAACGCCGTTTCCCTGGTCATACAAATCTTCTACATCTCCTTCTACCTATTCTACGCGCCTAAGAAGGAGAAG ACTCTAACGGTGAAATTCGTCTTATTTGTGGATGTTTTTGCGTTCGGCTTTATTTTCTTCCTTACATACTTTCTGCTTCATGGACAAAAACGTGTTCAAATACTTGGATACATTTGTATGGTCTTCTCTCTATGTGTTTTTGTCGCACCCCTTGGCATCATT AGGAAAGTGATTAAAACGAGAAGTGCAGAGTTCATGCCGTTTGGTCTCTCCTTCTTCCTCACCTTATCGGCTGTCATGTGGTTCTTTTACGGTCTTCTCCTTAAAGACATGAATATAGCG CTTCCAAATGTTTTGGGTTTCATCTTTGGAGTGCTTCAAATGATACTTTACATGATATACAAGAAACCTGGGACAAAGGTTTTGGAACCACCAGTGATTAACCTCCAGGAAATATCTGACCATGTTGTCGATGTCGTGAGGCTTAGTTCGATGGTTTGTTCCTCACAGATGAGAACTTTGGTGCCACAGGACAGTGCGGACATGGAAGACACCATAACCATTGACGAGAAGATCAAAGGAGACATTGAGAAAATGAAGGAGAGCAAAGAAATGCTTCTTATATCCAAGAATTAA